From Macaca mulatta isolate MMU2019108-1 chromosome 1, T2T-MMU8v2.0, whole genome shotgun sequence, the proteins below share one genomic window:
- the MINDY1 gene encoding ubiquitin carboxyl-terminal hydrolase MINDY-1 isoform X6 — protein sequence MEHHQPEDPTPGKAGTAEAAIPENHELLAGPHEHPQNADARDADGEAGERGQALLRGQCGDNLESPLPEASSAPLGPTLGTLPEVETMRACSMPQELPQSPRTRQPEPDFYCVKWIPWKGERTPIITQSSNGPCPLLAIMNILFLQWKVKLPLQKEVITSDELMAHLGNCLLSIKPQEKSEGLQLNFQQNVDDAITVLPKLATGLDVNVRFTGVSDFEYTPECSVFDLLGIPLYHGWLVDPQSPEAVRAVGKLSYNQLVEKIITCKHSSDTNLVTEGLIAEQFLETTAAQLTYHGLCELTAAAKEDELSVFFRNNHFSTMTKHKSHLYLLVTDQGFLHEEQVVWESLHNVDGDSCFCDSDFHLSHSLGKGPGAEGGSGSPEKQLQVDQQQQPQGALGLTDLELAQQLQQEEYQQQQAVQPVWTRTRALSPQGRGATSGRPAGERRQRPKHESDCILL from the exons ATGGAACACCATCAGCCTGAGGATCCGACCCCTGGTAAGGCCGGGACTGCAGAAGCAGCCATCCCTGAAAACCATGAGCTTCTGGCAGGCCCACATGAGCACCCTCAGAACGCAGATGCAAGAGATGCTGATGGGGAGGCTGGAGAACGGGGCCAAGCTTTGCTGCGTGGCCAGTGTGGGGACAACCTTGAGTCCCCTCTGCCTGAAGCTAGCTCAGCTCCACTGGGGCCAACCCTTGGGACACTGCCTGAAGTAGAGACAATGAGGGCATGCTCCATGCCCCAGGAGCTTCCTCAGTCCCCCAGGACCCGACAGCCTGAGCCAGATTTCTACTGTGTCAAGTGGATCCCTTGGAAAGGAGAACGGACACCTATCATCACCCAGAGCAGTAATGGCCCTTGCCCTCTCCTTGCCATCATGAATATCCTCTTTCTTCAGTGGAAG GTGAAGCTCCCCCTGCAGAAGGAAGTGATCACATCGGATGAGCTCATGGCCCATCTTG GAAACTGCCTCCTGTCCATCAAGCCCCAGGAGAAGTCAGAGGGACTTCAGCTGAATTTTCAGCAG AATGTGGATGATGCAATAACAGTGCTGCCTAAACTGGCCACAGGTCTGGATGTCAATGTGCGATTCACAGGCGTCTCTGATTTTGAGTATACACCTGAATGCAGTGTCTTTGACCTACTAGGCATACCTCTGTACCATGGCTGGCTTGTTGATCCACAG AGTCCTGAGGCTGTGCGTGCAGTTGGGAAACTGAGTTACAACCAGCTGGTGGAGAAGATCATCACCTGCAAACACTCCAGTGACACCAACCTCGTGACGGAAG GCCTGATTGCAGAGCAGTTCCTGGAGACCACCGCGGCCCAGCTGACCTACCACGGACTGTGTGAGCTGACAGCAGCTGCTAAGGAGGATGAACTTAGCGTATTTTTCCGAAACAACCACTTTAGCACCATGACTAAGCATAAG aGTCACTTATACCTACTGGTCACTGACCAGGGCTTTCTACACGAGGAGCAAGTCGTATGGGAGAGCCTGCACAATGTGGATGGAGACAGCTGCTTTTGTGACTCCGACTTTCACCTGAGTCATTCCCTGGGCAAGGGGCCTGGAGCAGAAGGTGGGAGTGGCTCCCCAGAAAAGCAGCTGCAGGTAGACCAG cagcagcagccacaagGCGCGCTGGGGCTCACCGACTTGGAGCTGGCCCAGCAGCTTCAGCAAGAGGAGTATCAACAGCAGCAGGCAGTGCAGCCAGTGTGGACGCGGACACGGGCCCTGTCACCGCAG GGGAGAGGAGCCACATCTGGACGCCCAGCTGGGGAGCGTCGGCAGAGGCCGAAGCACGAGTCAGACTGCATTCTGCTGTAG
- the MINDY1 gene encoding ubiquitin carboxyl-terminal hydrolase MINDY-1 isoform X7, whose translation MEHHQPEDPTPGKAGTAEAAIPENHELLAGPHEHPQNADARDADGEAGERGQALLRGQCGDNLESPLPEASSAPLGPTLGTLPEVETMRACSMPQELPQSPRTRQPEPDFYCVKWIPWKGERTPIITQSSNGPCPLLAIMNILFLQWKVKLPLQKEVITSDELMAHLGNCLLSIKPQEKSEGLQLNFQQSPEAVRAVGKLSYNQLVEKIITCKHSSDTNLVTEGLIAEQFLETTAAQLTYHGLCELTAAAKEDELSVFFRNNHFSTMTKHKSHLYLLVTDQGFLHEEQVVWESLHNVDGDSCFCDSDFHLSHSLGKGPGAEGGSGSPEKQLQVDQDYLVALSLQQQQPQGALGLTDLELAQQLQQEEYQQQQAVQPVWTRTRALSPQGRGATSGRPAGERRQRPKHESDCILL comes from the exons ATGGAACACCATCAGCCTGAGGATCCGACCCCTGGTAAGGCCGGGACTGCAGAAGCAGCCATCCCTGAAAACCATGAGCTTCTGGCAGGCCCACATGAGCACCCTCAGAACGCAGATGCAAGAGATGCTGATGGGGAGGCTGGAGAACGGGGCCAAGCTTTGCTGCGTGGCCAGTGTGGGGACAACCTTGAGTCCCCTCTGCCTGAAGCTAGCTCAGCTCCACTGGGGCCAACCCTTGGGACACTGCCTGAAGTAGAGACAATGAGGGCATGCTCCATGCCCCAGGAGCTTCCTCAGTCCCCCAGGACCCGACAGCCTGAGCCAGATTTCTACTGTGTCAAGTGGATCCCTTGGAAAGGAGAACGGACACCTATCATCACCCAGAGCAGTAATGGCCCTTGCCCTCTCCTTGCCATCATGAATATCCTCTTTCTTCAGTGGAAG GTGAAGCTCCCCCTGCAGAAGGAAGTGATCACATCGGATGAGCTCATGGCCCATCTTG GAAACTGCCTCCTGTCCATCAAGCCCCAGGAGAAGTCAGAGGGACTTCAGCTGAATTTTCAGCAG AGTCCTGAGGCTGTGCGTGCAGTTGGGAAACTGAGTTACAACCAGCTGGTGGAGAAGATCATCACCTGCAAACACTCCAGTGACACCAACCTCGTGACGGAAG GCCTGATTGCAGAGCAGTTCCTGGAGACCACCGCGGCCCAGCTGACCTACCACGGACTGTGTGAGCTGACAGCAGCTGCTAAGGAGGATGAACTTAGCGTATTTTTCCGAAACAACCACTTTAGCACCATGACTAAGCATAAG aGTCACTTATACCTACTGGTCACTGACCAGGGCTTTCTACACGAGGAGCAAGTCGTATGGGAGAGCCTGCACAATGTGGATGGAGACAGCTGCTTTTGTGACTCCGACTTTCACCTGAGTCATTCCCTGGGCAAGGGGCCTGGAGCAGAAGGTGGGAGTGGCTCCCCAGAAAAGCAGCTGCAGGTAGACCAG GACTACCTGGTTGCTCTGtccctgcagcagcagcagccacaagGCGCGCTGGGGCTCACCGACTTGGAGCTGGCCCAGCAGCTTCAGCAAGAGGAGTATCAACAGCAGCAGGCAGTGCAGCCAGTGTGGACGCGGACACGGGCCCTGTCACCGCAG GGGAGAGGAGCCACATCTGGACGCCCAGCTGGGGAGCGTCGGCAGAGGCCGAAGCACGAGTCAGACTGCATTCTGCTGTAG
- the MINDY1 gene encoding ubiquitin carboxyl-terminal hydrolase MINDY-1 isoform X8 — protein MEHHQPEDPTPGKAGTAEAAIPENHELLAGPHEHPQNADARDADGEAGERGQALLRGQCGDNLESPLPEASSAPLGPTLGTLPEVETMRACSMPQELPQSPRTRQPEPDFYCVKWIPWKGERTPIITQSSNGPCPLLAIMNILFLQWKVKLPLQKEVITSDELMAHLGNCLLSIKPQEKSEGLQLNFQQSPEAVRAVGKLSYNQLVEKIITCKHSSDTNLVTEGLIAEQFLETTAAQLTYHGLCELTAAAKEDELSVFFRNNHFSTMTKHKSHLYLLVTDQGFLHEEQVVWESLHNVDGDSCFCDSDFHLSHSLGKGPGAEGGSGSPEKQLQVDQQQQPQGALGLTDLELAQQLQQEEYQQQQAVQPVWTRTRALSPQGRGATSGRPAGERRQRPKHESDCILL, from the exons ATGGAACACCATCAGCCTGAGGATCCGACCCCTGGTAAGGCCGGGACTGCAGAAGCAGCCATCCCTGAAAACCATGAGCTTCTGGCAGGCCCACATGAGCACCCTCAGAACGCAGATGCAAGAGATGCTGATGGGGAGGCTGGAGAACGGGGCCAAGCTTTGCTGCGTGGCCAGTGTGGGGACAACCTTGAGTCCCCTCTGCCTGAAGCTAGCTCAGCTCCACTGGGGCCAACCCTTGGGACACTGCCTGAAGTAGAGACAATGAGGGCATGCTCCATGCCCCAGGAGCTTCCTCAGTCCCCCAGGACCCGACAGCCTGAGCCAGATTTCTACTGTGTCAAGTGGATCCCTTGGAAAGGAGAACGGACACCTATCATCACCCAGAGCAGTAATGGCCCTTGCCCTCTCCTTGCCATCATGAATATCCTCTTTCTTCAGTGGAAG GTGAAGCTCCCCCTGCAGAAGGAAGTGATCACATCGGATGAGCTCATGGCCCATCTTG GAAACTGCCTCCTGTCCATCAAGCCCCAGGAGAAGTCAGAGGGACTTCAGCTGAATTTTCAGCAG AGTCCTGAGGCTGTGCGTGCAGTTGGGAAACTGAGTTACAACCAGCTGGTGGAGAAGATCATCACCTGCAAACACTCCAGTGACACCAACCTCGTGACGGAAG GCCTGATTGCAGAGCAGTTCCTGGAGACCACCGCGGCCCAGCTGACCTACCACGGACTGTGTGAGCTGACAGCAGCTGCTAAGGAGGATGAACTTAGCGTATTTTTCCGAAACAACCACTTTAGCACCATGACTAAGCATAAG aGTCACTTATACCTACTGGTCACTGACCAGGGCTTTCTACACGAGGAGCAAGTCGTATGGGAGAGCCTGCACAATGTGGATGGAGACAGCTGCTTTTGTGACTCCGACTTTCACCTGAGTCATTCCCTGGGCAAGGGGCCTGGAGCAGAAGGTGGGAGTGGCTCCCCAGAAAAGCAGCTGCAGGTAGACCAG cagcagcagccacaagGCGCGCTGGGGCTCACCGACTTGGAGCTGGCCCAGCAGCTTCAGCAAGAGGAGTATCAACAGCAGCAGGCAGTGCAGCCAGTGTGGACGCGGACACGGGCCCTGTCACCGCAG GGGAGAGGAGCCACATCTGGACGCCCAGCTGGGGAGCGTCGGCAGAGGCCGAAGCACGAGTCAGACTGCATTCTGCTGTAG
- the MINDY1 gene encoding ubiquitin carboxyl-terminal hydrolase MINDY-1 isoform X3 codes for MEHHQPEDPTPGKAGTAEAAIPENHELLAGPHEHPQNADARDADGEAGERGQALLRGQCGDNLESPLPEASSAPLGPTLGTLPEVETMRACSMPQELPQSPRTRQPEPDFYCVKWIPWKGERTPIITQSSNGPCPLLAIMNILFLQWKVKLPLQKEVITSDELMAHLGNCLLSIKPQEKSEGLQLNFQQNVDDAITVLPKLATGLDVNVRFTGVSDFEYTPECSVFDLLGIPLYHGWLVDPQQSPEAVRAVGKLSYNQLVEKIITCKHSSDTNLVTEGLIAEQFLETTAAQLTYHGLCELTAAAKEDELSVFFRNNHFSTMTKHKSHLYLLVTDQGFLHEEQVVWESLHNVDGDSCFCDSDFHLSHSLGKGPGAEGGSGSPEKQLQVDQDYLVALSLQQQQPQGALGLTDLELAQQLQQEEYQQQQAVQPVWTRTRALSPQGRGATSGRPAGERRQRPKHESDCILL; via the exons ATGGAACACCATCAGCCTGAGGATCCGACCCCTGGTAAGGCCGGGACTGCAGAAGCAGCCATCCCTGAAAACCATGAGCTTCTGGCAGGCCCACATGAGCACCCTCAGAACGCAGATGCAAGAGATGCTGATGGGGAGGCTGGAGAACGGGGCCAAGCTTTGCTGCGTGGCCAGTGTGGGGACAACCTTGAGTCCCCTCTGCCTGAAGCTAGCTCAGCTCCACTGGGGCCAACCCTTGGGACACTGCCTGAAGTAGAGACAATGAGGGCATGCTCCATGCCCCAGGAGCTTCCTCAGTCCCCCAGGACCCGACAGCCTGAGCCAGATTTCTACTGTGTCAAGTGGATCCCTTGGAAAGGAGAACGGACACCTATCATCACCCAGAGCAGTAATGGCCCTTGCCCTCTCCTTGCCATCATGAATATCCTCTTTCTTCAGTGGAAG GTGAAGCTCCCCCTGCAGAAGGAAGTGATCACATCGGATGAGCTCATGGCCCATCTTG GAAACTGCCTCCTGTCCATCAAGCCCCAGGAGAAGTCAGAGGGACTTCAGCTGAATTTTCAGCAG AATGTGGATGATGCAATAACAGTGCTGCCTAAACTGGCCACAGGTCTGGATGTCAATGTGCGATTCACAGGCGTCTCTGATTTTGAGTATACACCTGAATGCAGTGTCTTTGACCTACTAGGCATACCTCTGTACCATGGCTGGCTTGTTGATCCACAG CAGAGTCCTGAGGCTGTGCGTGCAGTTGGGAAACTGAGTTACAACCAGCTGGTGGAGAAGATCATCACCTGCAAACACTCCAGTGACACCAACCTCGTGACGGAAG GCCTGATTGCAGAGCAGTTCCTGGAGACCACCGCGGCCCAGCTGACCTACCACGGACTGTGTGAGCTGACAGCAGCTGCTAAGGAGGATGAACTTAGCGTATTTTTCCGAAACAACCACTTTAGCACCATGACTAAGCATAAG aGTCACTTATACCTACTGGTCACTGACCAGGGCTTTCTACACGAGGAGCAAGTCGTATGGGAGAGCCTGCACAATGTGGATGGAGACAGCTGCTTTTGTGACTCCGACTTTCACCTGAGTCATTCCCTGGGCAAGGGGCCTGGAGCAGAAGGTGGGAGTGGCTCCCCAGAAAAGCAGCTGCAGGTAGACCAG GACTACCTGGTTGCTCTGtccctgcagcagcagcagccacaagGCGCGCTGGGGCTCACCGACTTGGAGCTGGCCCAGCAGCTTCAGCAAGAGGAGTATCAACAGCAGCAGGCAGTGCAGCCAGTGTGGACGCGGACACGGGCCCTGTCACCGCAG GGGAGAGGAGCCACATCTGGACGCCCAGCTGGGGAGCGTCGGCAGAGGCCGAAGCACGAGTCAGACTGCATTCTGCTGTAG
- the MINDY1 gene encoding ubiquitin carboxyl-terminal hydrolase MINDY-1 isoform X5, producing the protein MEHHQPEDPTPGKAGTAEAAIPENHELLAGPHEHPQNADARDADGEAGERGQALLRGQCGDNLESPLPEASSAPLGPTLGTLPEVETMRACSMPQELPQSPRTRQPEPDFYCVKWIPWKGERTPIITQSSNGPCPLLAIMNILFLQWKVKLPLQKEVITSDELMAHLGNCLLSIKPQEKSEGLQLNFQQNVDDAITVLPKLATGLDVNVRFTGVSDFEYTPECSVFDLLGIPLYHGWLVDPQQSPEAVRAVGKLSYNQLVEKIITCKHSSDTNLVTEGLIAEQFLETTAAQLTYHGLCELTAAAKEDELSVFFRNNHFSTMTKHKSHLYLLVTDQGFLHEEQVVWESLHNVDGDSCFCDSDFHLSHSLGKGPGAEGGSGSPEKQLQVDQQQQPQGALGLTDLELAQQLQQEEYQQQQAVQPVWTRTRALSPQGRGATSGRPAGERRQRPKHESDCILL; encoded by the exons ATGGAACACCATCAGCCTGAGGATCCGACCCCTGGTAAGGCCGGGACTGCAGAAGCAGCCATCCCTGAAAACCATGAGCTTCTGGCAGGCCCACATGAGCACCCTCAGAACGCAGATGCAAGAGATGCTGATGGGGAGGCTGGAGAACGGGGCCAAGCTTTGCTGCGTGGCCAGTGTGGGGACAACCTTGAGTCCCCTCTGCCTGAAGCTAGCTCAGCTCCACTGGGGCCAACCCTTGGGACACTGCCTGAAGTAGAGACAATGAGGGCATGCTCCATGCCCCAGGAGCTTCCTCAGTCCCCCAGGACCCGACAGCCTGAGCCAGATTTCTACTGTGTCAAGTGGATCCCTTGGAAAGGAGAACGGACACCTATCATCACCCAGAGCAGTAATGGCCCTTGCCCTCTCCTTGCCATCATGAATATCCTCTTTCTTCAGTGGAAG GTGAAGCTCCCCCTGCAGAAGGAAGTGATCACATCGGATGAGCTCATGGCCCATCTTG GAAACTGCCTCCTGTCCATCAAGCCCCAGGAGAAGTCAGAGGGACTTCAGCTGAATTTTCAGCAG AATGTGGATGATGCAATAACAGTGCTGCCTAAACTGGCCACAGGTCTGGATGTCAATGTGCGATTCACAGGCGTCTCTGATTTTGAGTATACACCTGAATGCAGTGTCTTTGACCTACTAGGCATACCTCTGTACCATGGCTGGCTTGTTGATCCACAG CAGAGTCCTGAGGCTGTGCGTGCAGTTGGGAAACTGAGTTACAACCAGCTGGTGGAGAAGATCATCACCTGCAAACACTCCAGTGACACCAACCTCGTGACGGAAG GCCTGATTGCAGAGCAGTTCCTGGAGACCACCGCGGCCCAGCTGACCTACCACGGACTGTGTGAGCTGACAGCAGCTGCTAAGGAGGATGAACTTAGCGTATTTTTCCGAAACAACCACTTTAGCACCATGACTAAGCATAAG aGTCACTTATACCTACTGGTCACTGACCAGGGCTTTCTACACGAGGAGCAAGTCGTATGGGAGAGCCTGCACAATGTGGATGGAGACAGCTGCTTTTGTGACTCCGACTTTCACCTGAGTCATTCCCTGGGCAAGGGGCCTGGAGCAGAAGGTGGGAGTGGCTCCCCAGAAAAGCAGCTGCAGGTAGACCAG cagcagcagccacaagGCGCGCTGGGGCTCACCGACTTGGAGCTGGCCCAGCAGCTTCAGCAAGAGGAGTATCAACAGCAGCAGGCAGTGCAGCCAGTGTGGACGCGGACACGGGCCCTGTCACCGCAG GGGAGAGGAGCCACATCTGGACGCCCAGCTGGGGAGCGTCGGCAGAGGCCGAAGCACGAGTCAGACTGCATTCTGCTGTAG
- the MINDY1 gene encoding ubiquitin carboxyl-terminal hydrolase MINDY-1 isoform X2 produces the protein MEHHQPEDPTPGKAGTAEAAIPENHELLAGPHEHPQNADARDADGEAGERGQALLRGQCGDNLESPLPEASSAPLGPTLGTLPEVETMRACSMPQELPQSPRTRQPEPDFYCVKWIPWKGERTPIITQSSNGPCPLLAIMNILFLQWKVKLPLQKEVITSDELMAHLGNCLLSIKPQEKSEGLQLNFQQNVDDAITVLPKLATGLDVNVRFTGVSDFEYTPECSVFDLLGIPLYHGWLVDPQSPEAVRAVGKLSYNQLVEKIITCKHSSDTNLVTEGLIAEQFLETTAAQLTYHGLCELTAAAKEDELSVFFRNNHFSTMTKHKSHLYLLVTDQGFLHEEQVVWESLHNVDGDSCFCDSDFHLSHSLGKGPGAEGLPGCSVPAAAAATRRAGAHRLGAGPAASARGVSTAAGSAASVDADTGPVTAGERSHIWTPSWGASAEAEARVRLHSAVALPQCQAGLPLPEAMASWLAPLPPSLRCAG, from the exons ATGGAACACCATCAGCCTGAGGATCCGACCCCTGGTAAGGCCGGGACTGCAGAAGCAGCCATCCCTGAAAACCATGAGCTTCTGGCAGGCCCACATGAGCACCCTCAGAACGCAGATGCAAGAGATGCTGATGGGGAGGCTGGAGAACGGGGCCAAGCTTTGCTGCGTGGCCAGTGTGGGGACAACCTTGAGTCCCCTCTGCCTGAAGCTAGCTCAGCTCCACTGGGGCCAACCCTTGGGACACTGCCTGAAGTAGAGACAATGAGGGCATGCTCCATGCCCCAGGAGCTTCCTCAGTCCCCCAGGACCCGACAGCCTGAGCCAGATTTCTACTGTGTCAAGTGGATCCCTTGGAAAGGAGAACGGACACCTATCATCACCCAGAGCAGTAATGGCCCTTGCCCTCTCCTTGCCATCATGAATATCCTCTTTCTTCAGTGGAAG GTGAAGCTCCCCCTGCAGAAGGAAGTGATCACATCGGATGAGCTCATGGCCCATCTTG GAAACTGCCTCCTGTCCATCAAGCCCCAGGAGAAGTCAGAGGGACTTCAGCTGAATTTTCAGCAG AATGTGGATGATGCAATAACAGTGCTGCCTAAACTGGCCACAGGTCTGGATGTCAATGTGCGATTCACAGGCGTCTCTGATTTTGAGTATACACCTGAATGCAGTGTCTTTGACCTACTAGGCATACCTCTGTACCATGGCTGGCTTGTTGATCCACAG AGTCCTGAGGCTGTGCGTGCAGTTGGGAAACTGAGTTACAACCAGCTGGTGGAGAAGATCATCACCTGCAAACACTCCAGTGACACCAACCTCGTGACGGAAG GCCTGATTGCAGAGCAGTTCCTGGAGACCACCGCGGCCCAGCTGACCTACCACGGACTGTGTGAGCTGACAGCAGCTGCTAAGGAGGATGAACTTAGCGTATTTTTCCGAAACAACCACTTTAGCACCATGACTAAGCATAAG aGTCACTTATACCTACTGGTCACTGACCAGGGCTTTCTACACGAGGAGCAAGTCGTATGGGAGAGCCTGCACAATGTGGATGGAGACAGCTGCTTTTGTGACTCCGACTTTCACCTGAGTCATTCCCTGGGCAAGGGGCCTGGAGCAGAAG GACTACCTGGTTGCTCTGtccctgcagcagcagcagccacaagGCGCGCTGGGGCTCACCGACTTGGAGCTGGCCCAGCAGCTTCAGCAAGAGGAGTATCAACAGCAGCAGGCAGTGCAGCCAGTGTGGACGCGGACACGGGCCCTGTCACCGCAG GGGAGAGGAGCCACATCTGGACGCCCAGCTGGGGAGCGTCGGCAGAGGCCGAAGCACGAGTCAGACTGCATTCTGCTGTAGCTCTGCCCCAGTGCCAGGCTGGCCTGCCCCTTCCAGAGGCTATGGCTAGTTGGCTTGCTCCCCTGCCTCCATCCCTGAGATGTGCTGGATAA
- the MINDY1 gene encoding ubiquitin carboxyl-terminal hydrolase MINDY-1 isoform X4 — MEHHQPEDPTPGKAGTAEAAIPENHELLAGPHEHPQNADARDADGEAGERGQALLRGQCGDNLESPLPEASSAPLGPTLGTLPEVETMRACSMPQELPQSPRTRQPEPDFYCVKWIPWKGERTPIITQSSNGPCPLLAIMNILFLQWKVKLPLQKEVITSDELMAHLGNCLLSIKPQEKSEGLQLNFQQNVDDAITVLPKLATGLDVNVRFTGVSDFEYTPECSVFDLLGIPLYHGWLVDPQSPEAVRAVGKLSYNQLVEKIITCKHSSDTNLVTEGLIAEQFLETTAAQLTYHGLCELTAAAKEDELSVFFRNNHFSTMTKHKSHLYLLVTDQGFLHEEQVVWESLHNVDGDSCFCDSDFHLSHSLGKGPGAEGGSGSPEKQLQVDQDYLVALSLQQQQPQGALGLTDLELAQQLQQEEYQQQQAVQPVWTRTRALSPQGRGATSGRPAGERRQRPKHESDCILL, encoded by the exons ATGGAACACCATCAGCCTGAGGATCCGACCCCTGGTAAGGCCGGGACTGCAGAAGCAGCCATCCCTGAAAACCATGAGCTTCTGGCAGGCCCACATGAGCACCCTCAGAACGCAGATGCAAGAGATGCTGATGGGGAGGCTGGAGAACGGGGCCAAGCTTTGCTGCGTGGCCAGTGTGGGGACAACCTTGAGTCCCCTCTGCCTGAAGCTAGCTCAGCTCCACTGGGGCCAACCCTTGGGACACTGCCTGAAGTAGAGACAATGAGGGCATGCTCCATGCCCCAGGAGCTTCCTCAGTCCCCCAGGACCCGACAGCCTGAGCCAGATTTCTACTGTGTCAAGTGGATCCCTTGGAAAGGAGAACGGACACCTATCATCACCCAGAGCAGTAATGGCCCTTGCCCTCTCCTTGCCATCATGAATATCCTCTTTCTTCAGTGGAAG GTGAAGCTCCCCCTGCAGAAGGAAGTGATCACATCGGATGAGCTCATGGCCCATCTTG GAAACTGCCTCCTGTCCATCAAGCCCCAGGAGAAGTCAGAGGGACTTCAGCTGAATTTTCAGCAG AATGTGGATGATGCAATAACAGTGCTGCCTAAACTGGCCACAGGTCTGGATGTCAATGTGCGATTCACAGGCGTCTCTGATTTTGAGTATACACCTGAATGCAGTGTCTTTGACCTACTAGGCATACCTCTGTACCATGGCTGGCTTGTTGATCCACAG AGTCCTGAGGCTGTGCGTGCAGTTGGGAAACTGAGTTACAACCAGCTGGTGGAGAAGATCATCACCTGCAAACACTCCAGTGACACCAACCTCGTGACGGAAG GCCTGATTGCAGAGCAGTTCCTGGAGACCACCGCGGCCCAGCTGACCTACCACGGACTGTGTGAGCTGACAGCAGCTGCTAAGGAGGATGAACTTAGCGTATTTTTCCGAAACAACCACTTTAGCACCATGACTAAGCATAAG aGTCACTTATACCTACTGGTCACTGACCAGGGCTTTCTACACGAGGAGCAAGTCGTATGGGAGAGCCTGCACAATGTGGATGGAGACAGCTGCTTTTGTGACTCCGACTTTCACCTGAGTCATTCCCTGGGCAAGGGGCCTGGAGCAGAAGGTGGGAGTGGCTCCCCAGAAAAGCAGCTGCAGGTAGACCAG GACTACCTGGTTGCTCTGtccctgcagcagcagcagccacaagGCGCGCTGGGGCTCACCGACTTGGAGCTGGCCCAGCAGCTTCAGCAAGAGGAGTATCAACAGCAGCAGGCAGTGCAGCCAGTGTGGACGCGGACACGGGCCCTGTCACCGCAG GGGAGAGGAGCCACATCTGGACGCCCAGCTGGGGAGCGTCGGCAGAGGCCGAAGCACGAGTCAGACTGCATTCTGCTGTAG